One segment of Micromonospora parathelypteridis DNA contains the following:
- the proB gene encoding glutamate 5-kinase — MRDAVTTARRVVVKIGSSSLTTASGGLADERVDALVDTLGRLTAEGREVVLVSSGAIAAGLAPLGLPRRPRDLATQQAAASVGQGLLIGRYAASFARHGRTVGQVLLTVDDVTRRAHYRNAYRTLRKLLDLRAVPIVNENDTVATQEIRFGDNDRLAALVAALVHADLLVLLSDVDALWTGDPTKPHSTRITEVRDDADLAGITIGGAGRSGVGTGGMVTKVEAARIATGFGIPVVLTAANLAAPALAGEPVGTLFHPQRQRPTARLFWLAHATSPRGRLHLDPGAVAAVVGRRKSLLPAGITAVDGTFTAGDPVDLVDTAGASVARGLVNYDAVELPGLLGRSTSELAAALGPAYEREVVHRDDLVLL; from the coding sequence GTGCGCGACGCAGTCACGACGGCCCGGCGGGTCGTCGTCAAGATCGGATCCTCCTCGTTGACCACCGCCAGCGGCGGGCTGGCCGACGAGCGCGTCGACGCGTTGGTCGACACCCTCGGCCGGCTCACCGCCGAAGGGCGCGAGGTGGTGCTGGTGTCCTCCGGCGCGATCGCCGCCGGTCTCGCCCCGCTCGGGCTGCCCCGACGCCCGCGCGACCTGGCCACCCAGCAGGCCGCCGCCAGCGTCGGGCAGGGGCTGCTGATCGGCCGGTACGCGGCCAGCTTCGCCCGGCACGGCCGCACCGTCGGGCAGGTGCTGCTCACCGTCGACGACGTGACCCGGCGGGCGCACTACCGCAACGCGTACCGGACGCTGCGCAAACTGCTCGACCTGCGGGCGGTGCCGATCGTCAACGAGAACGACACGGTTGCCACCCAGGAGATCCGGTTCGGCGACAACGATCGGCTGGCCGCCCTGGTGGCGGCGCTGGTGCACGCCGACCTGCTGGTCCTCCTCTCCGACGTGGACGCCCTCTGGACCGGCGACCCCACCAAACCGCACTCGACCCGGATCACGGAGGTCCGCGACGACGCGGACCTCGCCGGGATCACCATCGGCGGGGCCGGCCGCTCCGGCGTCGGCACCGGCGGCATGGTGACCAAGGTCGAGGCCGCCCGGATCGCCACCGGCTTCGGCATCCCGGTGGTGCTCACCGCCGCCAACCTGGCCGCGCCGGCCCTGGCCGGCGAACCGGTCGGCACGCTGTTCCATCCGCAGCGGCAACGCCCGACCGCCCGGCTGTTCTGGCTGGCCCACGCCACCTCGCCCCGGGGGCGGCTGCACCTCGACCCGGGCGCGGTGGCCGCCGTCGTCGGGCGGCGCAAGTCGCTGCTGCCCGCCGGCATCACCGCCGTGGACGGCACGTTCACCGCCGGCGACCCGGTGGACCTGGTGGACACCGCCGGCGCATCGGTCGCCCGAGGGCTGGTCAACTACGACGCGGTGGAGCTGCCGGGGCTGCTCGGCCGCTCCACGTCCGAACTCGCCGCGGCACTGGGCCCGGCGTACGAACGAGAGGTCGTCCACCGCGACGACCTCGTCCTGCTGTGA
- a CDS encoding glutamate-5-semialdehyde dehydrogenase yields MSVVEQARRARDAAAELAVATRTVKDAALVAMADALVARTPEVLAANETDLAAGREAGLSAAVLDRLALDAGRVAAIADALREMAALPDPVGEVVRGSTLPNGLELRQIRVPFGVVGIIYEARPNVTVDAAGICLKSGNAALLRGSSSAAHSNAALVAVLRDAVAGAGLPADAVQLLDASSRDSVKELMRARGLVDVLIPRGGASLIRTVVEESTVPVIETGVGNCHVYVDAAADVAKAVAVTLNAKTQRLSTCNTAESLLVHAGVADTFLPPMLAAFAEAGVTVHGSPEVAAYSAAVVPATEEDFATEYLSADISVAVVDSLDAAVAHIRRFGTGHTEAILTDSASAARDFVARVDAAAVMVNASTRFTDGGEFGFGAEIGISTQKLHARGPMGLPELTSTKYVVTGDGHLRG; encoded by the coding sequence ATGAGCGTCGTCGAGCAGGCGCGACGGGCACGGGACGCCGCCGCTGAGTTGGCCGTGGCCACCCGTACCGTCAAGGACGCCGCGCTGGTGGCGATGGCTGACGCCCTGGTGGCGCGTACCCCGGAGGTCCTGGCCGCGAACGAGACGGACCTGGCGGCCGGGCGGGAGGCCGGGCTGAGCGCGGCCGTGCTGGACCGGCTCGCCCTCGACGCGGGCCGGGTGGCCGCCATCGCCGACGCGCTGCGCGAGATGGCCGCACTGCCCGACCCGGTCGGCGAGGTGGTTCGCGGCTCGACCCTGCCCAACGGGCTGGAGCTGCGCCAGATCCGGGTGCCGTTCGGGGTGGTGGGCATCATCTACGAGGCGCGGCCGAACGTGACAGTGGACGCCGCCGGGATCTGCCTGAAGTCCGGCAACGCGGCGCTGCTGCGCGGGTCGTCCTCGGCCGCGCACTCCAACGCGGCGCTGGTCGCGGTGCTGCGCGACGCGGTCGCCGGGGCCGGGCTGCCGGCCGACGCGGTGCAACTCCTCGACGCCAGCTCCCGCGACTCGGTCAAGGAGCTGATGCGCGCCCGAGGGCTGGTCGACGTGCTCATCCCGCGCGGTGGCGCGTCCCTGATCCGCACCGTGGTCGAGGAGTCGACCGTGCCGGTGATCGAGACCGGGGTGGGCAACTGCCACGTCTACGTGGATGCCGCCGCGGACGTGGCGAAAGCCGTCGCGGTGACGCTGAACGCCAAGACGCAACGCCTGTCCACCTGCAACACCGCGGAGTCCTTGCTGGTGCACGCGGGCGTCGCCGACACGTTCCTGCCGCCGATGCTGGCCGCCTTCGCCGAGGCCGGGGTGACCGTGCACGGCTCGCCCGAGGTGGCGGCATACTCCGCCGCCGTGGTTCCGGCCACCGAGGAGGACTTCGCCACCGAATACCTGTCCGCCGACATCTCGGTCGCGGTGGTCGATTCGCTGGACGCGGCGGTCGCGCACATCCGCCGTTTCGGCACCGGGCACACCGAGGCGATCCTCACCGACTCGGCGAGCGCGGCCCGCGACTTCGTCGCCCGGGTGGACGCGGCTGCGGTGATGGTGAACGCCTCGACACGCTTCACCGACGGCGGCGAGTTCGGGTTCGGCGCTGAAATCGGCATCTCGACCCAGAAACTGCACGCCCGCGGCCCGATGGGCCTGCCCGAGCTGACCTCGACCAAGTACGTGGTCACCGGGGACGGGCACCTGCGGGGCTGA
- a CDS encoding YbaB/EbfC family nucleoid-associated protein: protein MLGEKALEEQLAQARAALRDVSRTVTPPERVESVGEAAGGRLRVTVGSDGRVSAVDLDPRLLREGSEQLAEEFRRAVNAALDGQDEAGAGTEPMPDLAAMTATVERLQDQGLRQMREITLAVGETMRKLHGRS from the coding sequence ATGCTGGGTGAGAAGGCCCTGGAAGAGCAACTGGCGCAGGCGCGGGCCGCGTTGCGGGATGTCAGCCGCACCGTCACGCCCCCGGAACGGGTCGAGTCGGTGGGCGAGGCGGCCGGCGGGCGGCTCCGGGTCACCGTCGGCAGCGACGGGCGGGTCAGCGCGGTCGACCTCGATCCCCGGCTGCTCCGCGAGGGCTCGGAACAGCTCGCCGAGGAGTTCCGCCGGGCGGTGAACGCCGCCCTCGACGGACAGGACGAGGCCGGGGCCGGGACGGAGCCGATGCCCGACCTGGCCGCGATGACCGCCACCGTGGAGCGGCTCCAGGACCAGGGCCTGCGGCAGATGCGGGAGATCACCCTCGCGGTCGGCGAGACCATGCGGAAACTGCATGGGAGGAGCTGA
- a CDS encoding WXG100-like domain-containing protein has protein sequence MGLTLPGELVSFLSMIGYDWPESDETALFQLAGEWTGMADRINGSVAQLESAARTVLDTNRGESFAAFAEEWNDGESAPRNIADATDPTNIIAIGLMAGAGIVLALKIQVIVQLILLAIQIAQAIATAVVTLGASLLEIPIFKMITGLIVDQLIGMAVDAVLNGG, from the coding sequence GTGGGCCTGACGCTCCCGGGTGAGCTCGTGTCGTTCCTCTCGATGATCGGTTACGACTGGCCGGAGTCGGACGAGACCGCACTGTTCCAGCTTGCCGGCGAGTGGACCGGCATGGCCGACCGGATCAACGGTTCGGTCGCCCAGTTGGAGTCGGCCGCGCGGACGGTGCTGGACACCAACCGGGGCGAGAGTTTCGCCGCCTTCGCCGAAGAGTGGAACGACGGGGAGTCGGCCCCGCGCAACATCGCCGACGCCACCGACCCGACGAACATCATCGCCATCGGGTTGATGGCCGGGGCGGGCATCGTGCTGGCGTTGAAGATCCAGGTGATCGTGCAGCTCATTCTGCTGGCGATCCAGATCGCGCAGGCGATCGCGACAGCGGTGGTCACCCTGGGGGCGTCGCTGCTGGAGATCCCGATCTTCAAGATGATCACCGGATTGATCGTCGATCAGTTGATCGGCATGGCGGTGGACGCGGTGCTCAATGGCGGGTAA
- a CDS encoding SUKH-4 family immunity protein translates to MAADPRFRVLWHEDELIPYPREAWLDGGFSPDLLPAGDEIPLDVAVVYTAYLEDDVELFDTMQLTTEDGSLDIRLIVVGAVADNPNLLYVLDPRTGEILQFDMNQKDVQGVNSNFRTFVEFLYQFALFVEADEGKAGRAERAETLRTVLESIDPPAFAPNGWWPLVISQLQ, encoded by the coding sequence ATGGCCGCTGATCCCCGGTTCCGTGTCCTCTGGCACGAGGACGAGCTCATCCCGTACCCGCGTGAGGCGTGGCTGGACGGGGGCTTCAGCCCCGACCTGCTCCCCGCCGGCGACGAGATCCCGCTCGACGTGGCGGTCGTCTACACCGCCTACCTCGAAGACGACGTCGAGCTGTTCGACACCATGCAGCTGACCACCGAGGACGGCTCGCTGGACATCCGGCTGATCGTGGTGGGCGCGGTCGCCGACAACCCCAACCTGCTCTACGTGCTGGACCCGCGCACCGGCGAGATCCTCCAGTTCGACATGAACCAGAAGGACGTCCAGGGCGTCAACAGCAACTTCCGCACGTTCGTCGAGTTCCTCTACCAGTTCGCCCTCTTCGTCGAGGCCGACGAGGGCAAGGCGGGCCGGGCGGAGCGGGCCGAGACGCTGCGGACGGTGCTGGAGAGCATCGACCCGCCCGCGTTCGCCCCGAACGGCTGGTGGCCGCTGGTGATCAGCCAGTTGCAGTGA